A region of Paenibacillus thiaminolyticus DNA encodes the following proteins:
- a CDS encoding NAD(P)/FAD-dependent oxidoreductase — translation MDSQPASQQDIVDILIIGGGPAGMFAAFYGGMRQASVRLLESMPQLGGQLAALYPEKYIYDVAGFPKVTAQELVNQLKQQMEHFHPDVRLEEKVLKVEKLDERLFAVTTDKQVHHAKAVIITAGVGAFEPRRLELPEAAPYEKSNLHYFVSDLQQYKGQRVLISGGGDSAVDWALMLEPIAEQVTLIHRRDKFRAHEHSVEQLMNSKVQVLTPKEITALHGDAGRVERVTITDTKSKDSMDIDVDAVIVNFGFVSSLGPIAEWGLNIEGGSIVVDTRMETNIPGIFAAGDITTYPGKLKLIAVGFGEAPTAVNNAKVYIDPTAKLSPGHSSNMKM, via the coding sequence TTGGATTCACAGCCAGCTTCACAACAAGATATTGTAGATATTCTTATTATTGGTGGCGGTCCTGCCGGAATGTTTGCCGCCTTCTACGGCGGTATGCGCCAAGCATCCGTACGGCTGCTTGAGAGCATGCCTCAACTAGGAGGACAGTTAGCAGCCCTGTATCCCGAGAAATACATTTACGACGTAGCCGGATTCCCGAAGGTTACGGCCCAGGAACTGGTCAATCAGCTCAAGCAGCAGATGGAGCATTTCCACCCCGATGTGCGGCTGGAAGAGAAAGTGCTTAAGGTCGAGAAGCTCGACGAGCGCCTCTTCGCGGTTACGACGGATAAGCAGGTTCATCACGCCAAGGCCGTGATCATCACCGCAGGCGTAGGCGCCTTCGAACCGCGCAGGCTCGAGCTGCCGGAAGCCGCGCCGTACGAGAAGTCGAACCTGCACTATTTCGTCAGCGATCTGCAGCAGTACAAAGGTCAGCGCGTGTTGATCAGCGGCGGCGGCGATTCCGCCGTAGACTGGGCATTAATGCTGGAGCCGATCGCGGAGCAGGTGACCCTGATTCACCGCCGCGACAAATTCCGCGCCCATGAGCACAGCGTCGAGCAATTGATGAACTCCAAGGTGCAGGTGCTGACGCCGAAGGAGATTACCGCCCTGCACGGAGACGCGGGACGCGTGGAACGGGTGACCATCACCGATACGAAGAGCAAAGACTCGATGGATATCGATGTCGATGCGGTCATCGTTAACTTCGGCTTCGTATCCTCGTTGGGGCCGATTGCCGAATGGGGATTGAACATTGAAGGCGGATCGATTGTCGTCGATACCCGGATGGAGACCAACATTCCAGGCATATTCGCGGCAGGCGATATTACGACATATCCCGGCAAGCTGAAATTGATTGCGGTCGGCTTCGGCGAAGCGCCAACAGCGGTGAACAACGCGAAGGTGTACATCGATCCGACGGCCAAGCTGTCCCCTGGCCACAGCAGCAACATGAAGATGTAA
- a CDS encoding NAD(P)/FAD-dependent oxidoreductase, which produces MSNIPKIVILGAGYGGIMAAQRLQKELNYNEADVTLVNKHDYHYFTTHLHMPAAGTDSYENARVSISKLIDEFKIDFVKSAVKEIRVQDKKVILEDGTLSFDYLVIGLGGEPETFGIPGLGEYAFSIRSINSVRVIREHIEHQFALFKQDESKKERLNFIVGGAGFTGIEFVGELSDRVPQLCKQFDVDPQLVNIYNIEAAPTALPGFDPELVEYAMDVLKKKGVTFKLATAIKECTPEGVVLATGEEIKASTVVWTGGIRGNRLIEQAGFEAMRGRVKVDEYLRAPGHDNIFIIGDNSLMINPANDRPFPPTAQMAMQQGPVCTSNIVASIRNQPLKKFEYHNKGTVASLGKGEAIGVVGSKKLKGFWAAQLKKVIDIRWLFIIGGISLALRKGKFF; this is translated from the coding sequence ATGAGCAACATACCTAAAATCGTCATTTTAGGCGCGGGATACGGTGGCATCATGGCAGCTCAGCGGCTGCAAAAAGAATTGAATTACAATGAAGCGGATGTAACGCTGGTCAACAAACATGACTACCATTACTTCACGACTCATTTGCATATGCCTGCTGCCGGTACAGACTCCTATGAAAATGCCCGCGTATCGATTTCCAAGCTAATCGACGAGTTCAAGATTGATTTCGTCAAATCGGCCGTCAAAGAAATCCGCGTGCAAGACAAGAAGGTCATTTTGGAAGACGGAACGCTGTCCTTTGATTACTTGGTCATCGGCCTGGGCGGAGAGCCGGAGACATTTGGCATTCCGGGTCTGGGCGAGTATGCGTTCAGCATTCGCAGCATCAACTCGGTTCGCGTCATCCGCGAGCATATTGAACATCAATTCGCTCTGTTCAAGCAGGATGAGAGCAAGAAAGAGCGCTTGAACTTTATTGTCGGCGGAGCGGGCTTCACCGGCATTGAGTTCGTAGGCGAATTATCCGATCGCGTTCCACAGCTGTGCAAGCAGTTCGATGTTGACCCGCAGCTCGTTAATATTTATAACATTGAAGCGGCGCCGACAGCGCTCCCGGGCTTCGATCCGGAGTTGGTCGAATACGCGATGGACGTGCTGAAGAAGAAGGGCGTAACGTTCAAGCTGGCGACCGCAATCAAGGAATGCACACCGGAAGGCGTCGTGCTCGCGACCGGTGAAGAGATCAAGGCATCCACCGTCGTATGGACCGGGGGCATCCGCGGCAACCGTCTCATCGAGCAAGCCGGCTTCGAAGCGATGCGCGGCCGTGTCAAGGTGGATGAATATTTGAGAGCGCCTGGCCATGACAACATCTTTATTATCGGCGACAACTCGCTGATGATTAACCCGGCGAACGATCGTCCCTTCCCGCCGACGGCGCAAATGGCGATGCAGCAAGGTCCGGTATGTACAAGCAATATCGTCGCTTCCATTCGCAATCAACCGCTCAAGAAATTCGAGTATCATAATAAAGGGACCGTAGCATCCCTGGGCAAAGGCGAAGCGATCGGCGTCGTCGGCTCGAAGAAGCTGAAAGGCTTCTGGGCGGCACAGCTGAAAAAAGTGATCGACATTCGCTGGCTGTTCATCATCGGAGGCATTTCCTTGGCGCTTCGCAAAGGAAAGTTCTTCTAA